One genomic window of bacterium includes the following:
- a CDS encoding class I SAM-dependent methyltransferase, whose product MEPRTFAGLLAAVGSIGVALLSVLLLDVRLTLLALVPVVLATAGTLGALALLGRAMDFPGQILTLVVLGASAIWSLLAARSYQRHGAARHPALARVLRSLEGRPRTPPPAASLEERIRARYARLEPNARLFVRFKLKLDPLFRELAGRPIFAAPPRVLLDIGTGNGVPACWLAETFPGVHLYGIDPLAEGVRVAARALGESGTIVRGAAPDLPPSPMGADGAFMLDMLHYLDDAQLGLTLSRLRERLAAGAPLVIRAVMLPTRSCPWSWWADRLINNLRGLRTWFRPEEQLRAILAANGFETEGTVPSGTKGEMLWLYARRRA is encoded by the coding sequence GTCGCTCTGCTGTCCGTCCTCCTGCTCGATGTGCGCCTGACCCTCCTCGCGCTCGTGCCGGTCGTGCTCGCCACGGCCGGGACGCTCGGGGCCCTGGCCCTGCTCGGGCGGGCGATGGACTTCCCTGGGCAGATCCTGACGCTGGTCGTCCTGGGCGCCAGCGCGATCTGGTCGCTGCTCGCGGCGCGATCGTACCAGCGCCACGGCGCGGCCCGGCACCCGGCGCTCGCGCGCGTTCTCCGCAGCCTCGAGGGACGGCCGCGGACGCCGCCGCCCGCGGCCAGCCTGGAGGAGCGCATCCGCGCCCGCTATGCGCGCCTGGAACCGAACGCCCGGCTGTTCGTGCGCTTCAAGCTGAAGCTCGACCCGCTGTTCCGCGAACTGGCGGGCCGGCCGATTTTCGCCGCGCCGCCCCGCGTGCTGCTGGACATCGGCACCGGCAACGGCGTGCCGGCCTGCTGGCTGGCAGAGACCTTCCCCGGCGTGCACCTCTACGGCATCGACCCCCTGGCCGAAGGAGTGCGCGTGGCGGCCCGCGCCCTCGGCGAGAGCGGGACGATCGTCCGCGGGGCCGCTCCGGATCTCCCGCCGTCTCCGATGGGCGCGGACGGCGCCTTCATGCTGGACATGCTGCACTACCTGGACGACGCGCAGCTCGGGCTCACGCTCTCGCGGCTCCGCGAGCGCCTGGCCGCGGGCGCGCCGCTGGTCATCCGCGCGGTGATGCTCCCGACCCGCAGCTGTCCCTGGTCCTGGTGGGCCGACCGGCTGATCAACAACCTCCGCGGCCTGCGGACGTGGTTTCGGCCGGAGGAGCAGCTTCGCGCGATCCTGGCCGCCAACGGGTTCGAGACGGAGGGCACCGTCCCCTCGGGGACGAAGGGCGAGATGCTGTGGCTGTACGCCCGCCGCCGGGCCTAG